From Neisseria cinerea:
GCGTATCCGGCTTGCGCGTTACAGTGGGTGTGGAGCGCAATGCGCATACGCAGGACAACGGCGATACGTTGGCGGCTCAAACCGCGCTGGTGGTGGAATTGGTCGGCAATTCGGGTGTGGTGAAGTCGCTGCCCGTGAGCTTTACGGAAAAATCGGGCGGGGTGTATTACGAAGACGTACTGTTTGACGAGTTGCCGTCTACTCCGTTCAATATTCGAGTGATTCGCGCGACGGAAGATAGCAGTAGCGACAGGGTGCAGAACAAGACGTTTTTCGCGTCATACACCGAAATAACCGATGCGAAATTGTCTTATCCATACACTGCAATCGCGGCAATCGCTGCGGACTCCGACCAGTTTGGCTCAAACAATCCGCGCCGAAACTACCTGATTGACGGGATGTTGCTGAATGTGCCGTCTAATTACGACCCTTCAACGCGTACCTATTCGTCGGCGGTGTGGGACGGATCGTTTAAAAAAGCTTGGTCTGATAACCCGGCATGGGTTTTTTACGATGTGCTGACGCAACCACGTTACTCGACGTTGGCACGTCGTCTGAAAGTGTCGGACATCGATAAGTGGACGTTATACCGCATTGCTAAATATTGCGATGAATTTGTCGATGACGGTTTTGGCGGAAAGGAACCGCGTTTTTCGGTCAACGCCTACCTGTCGGAGCGCAGACAGGCGGGTGAGCTGCTGAACGACCTTGCCAGCGTGTTCAGAGGCTTGCCGGTGTGGAACGGCCAGTCGTTTTCGTTGGTGATGGATGCCGACAGCGACCCTGTTGCTATTTATGCCAACGCCAATGTCAAGGACGGGCAGTTTATTTATTCTGGTGCAGCGTTGAAGTCGGTTACGACGGCGGCTTTGGTTCAGTATGCCGACCGGCACGACGGTTGGCGGATGAAAACGGAGTATGTGCAGAACAATGAGGCGGTACGGCGTTACGGTTTGAATGTGAAGCAAGTTCAGGCGTTCGGTTGTTCGTCGCGCGGTCAGGCGGCCCGCTTTGGGGAGTGGCTGATTCAGACGGCATTGCGCCAACAGGAGACAGTAACGTTTTCCGTGGGGCGCGAAGGCCTGCGTCATCTGCCTTACGATGTCATCCAAATTGCTGACAACGATTATGCGGGCGCTCAAATCGCAGGGCGCGTGCAAGCTGTCAAAACCTACAATAACGGCAAGCGCAAGCTATTGACGCTCGATCGCGCGTTCACGCAACGAGGCTGGTTCAAAGTGTCGTTATCGGACGGTGCGACGGTTCGAATGCAAAACGCCTATGCGACAGTATACGCCGGCGGTGTGTCGAAAAACGAAATCGAACTGTCGGATGCGTCCGTCCCTGTGTCGGAGGGCGATGTGTGGGCGATACACGGCAGCGTTAAGCCGCGCCTGTTCCGGGTGGTTGCCACAAAAGACAATGGCGATGGGACTTTTGAAGTTTCAGCGGTGTCTCACGCGCCGGACAAATACGCCGACGTAGATGCGTCCGCGTCATTTTCCGCCGAGAGCAGAACTACGCTACACGACCGCCTTGCCCGTCCGTCCTTACCTGAAATTGAGGAGCGGGAAGGCAGTGCGGTGCTGTCGTGGGATACGGAAGCGGCCAGCGGCGAAATCTTGGATTACGACGTTAAAGTTTTCCGCAACGGCAAGCTTTACCGCCATATTCCCGATGCGAAATCAGCGGATGTCGGGCTGGAAAATCTGCCGCTAGGCAGCTATCGGGCGGAAATTCGCAGTCGTAATGCACGCGGAGTGCTGTCAGACGCAGCCGTCAAATCATGGACCATCGATTACAGCGTTAATATGCTGCAAGCCGTAGCGAAGTTTAATGCCATCGATTTATCGTGGAATGTGCCGCAAGTTGCAGTGAATGCGTTGAATACCGAAATTTGGTACGGGACAACGGCGGATGTGCAGGGTATGAAGCGGTTGGCTGTGCTCCCATATCCGCAAAACACCTACACGATGGCCGGCGTTGCTGTAACCGATGTCTACTATTTTGCTGTGCGTATCGTTGATGCGCACGGTAACAGTGGTGAATATTCGTCGGTCGTCTCCGGCCGGTCCGACCCCAATCCCGCGCCTGCGTTAGCTCAAATCCAAGGTCAAATCGGACGCGATACGCTGTCTGATACGCTGTGGAATGAGTTTGGCATAGAGACGGATCAGCGAGCGAGAGCCGAATCCGCAAGGTTGCGCGGCGAACTTGTGCCTCAAATCAACGCTGCCAGCAGCAAAGCCAGCCAAGCTGAAACGAAGGCAGGTCAGGCTCAGTCTGCTGCCAGCCAAGCCGAAACGAAGGCAGGTCAGGCACAGACGGCTGCCAGCCAAGCTGAAACGAAGGCAGGTCAGGCACAGACGGCTGCCAGCCAAGCTGAAACGAAGGCAGGTCAGGCACAGACGGCTGCCAGCCAAGCTGAAACGAAGGCAGGTCAGGCACAGAATAAAGCCGAAGAAACCGCCCGAGCTCTGACGCAGTTGCAGCGGGGTCTGTTGAACGAAGAGCGTGTGAATGAGCTGATACGCAATTCCGTGCCCTCTGCATCGAACGCTTCTTCGGTTTTGGATACGCGCAACGATAACCGCCCGCCTTCTTGGTATTGGGCGAATTATCCGAAGCAAACGGTGTCCGAGTTCAAACAGTTAAGCAGAATCGGTTTGAATTTGACAGGCATAGGTGCTTATGGGGTGCTTACGACAGAAACAGGTTGGAGCGACCCGACAGGTGCGTCAATTACCCAAATCCTGCGTGTTTCAGACGGCAACGTGTACTACCGAGTGTCTGACGTGTCGTTCACAAGGAACGCAAACCGTACCTTTAATTACACGAAAGACGCATGGTCTGCTTGGAACGCGATGGAAACGGCGGTATCGGCAGAACGCCGTACAGAGGTTATCAAGACTGTTGCGGATAATGCCAAAAAACGCGCTGATGAAGCCTACAAACTTGCGGAGCAGGCTAAAAACTCAGCGGCGCAGAATGAAGTAACGCTGCGGGAAATTGACCGAAAAGTTACCCAATTCGGCAAAGACTCTCGGGCTGTGGCAACGACAGTGGCGAACTTGGAAAATGCCACAAGGTCTA
This genomic window contains:
- the gpJ gene encoding TipJ family phage tail tip protein, encoding MGGKSGGGAATPYEAPNTLNSAQSLRVVDAVCEGEIKGFAYGNDEPWKSVFFDDTPVQNQDGSFNFKGVAGFFLRGTPDQGYIPGFDAVERTVSVGVEVKKHAAAVRAVTDARVSGLRVTVGVERNAHTQDNGDTLAAQTALVVELVGNSGVVKSLPVSFTEKSGGVYYEDVLFDELPSTPFNIRVIRATEDSSSDRVQNKTFFASYTEITDAKLSYPYTAIAAIAADSDQFGSNNPRRNYLIDGMLLNVPSNYDPSTRTYSSAVWDGSFKKAWSDNPAWVFYDVLTQPRYSTLARRLKVSDIDKWTLYRIAKYCDEFVDDGFGGKEPRFSVNAYLSERRQAGELLNDLASVFRGLPVWNGQSFSLVMDADSDPVAIYANANVKDGQFIYSGAALKSVTTAALVQYADRHDGWRMKTEYVQNNEAVRRYGLNVKQVQAFGCSSRGQAARFGEWLIQTALRQQETVTFSVGREGLRHLPYDVIQIADNDYAGAQIAGRVQAVKTYNNGKRKLLTLDRAFTQRGWFKVSLSDGATVRMQNAYATVYAGGVSKNEIELSDASVPVSEGDVWAIHGSVKPRLFRVVATKDNGDGTFEVSAVSHAPDKYADVDASASFSAESRTTLHDRLARPSLPEIEEREGSAVLSWDTEAASGEILDYDVKVFRNGKLYRHIPDAKSADVGLENLPLGSYRAEIRSRNARGVLSDAAVKSWTIDYSVNMLQAVAKFNAIDLSWNVPQVAVNALNTEIWYGTTADVQGMKRLAVLPYPQNTYTMAGVAVTDVYYFAVRIVDAHGNSGEYSSVVSGRSDPNPAPALAQIQGQIGRDTLSDTLWNEFGIETDQRARAESARLRGELVPQINAASSKASQAETKAGQAQSAASQAETKAGQAQTAASQAETKAGQAQTAASQAETKAGQAQTAASQAETKAGQAQNKAEETARALTQLQRGLLNEERVNELIRNSVPSASNASSVLDTRNDNRPPSWYWANYPKQTVSEFKQLSRIGLNLTGIGAYGVLTTETGWSDPTGASITQILRVSDGNVYYRVSDVSFTRNANRTFNYTKDAWSAWNAMETAVSAERRTEVIKTVADNAKKRADEAYKLAEQAKNSAAQNEVTLREIDRKVTQFGKDSRAVATTVANLENATRSTLTLKTEAQTASGQKVVTGISQTADGITNTTKVTILADKLEVVSANRGNPVQPFVVKTINGRAQVGINGDLVADGTIQGRHIAAGQTLQSPTIVAGALRMGTFSMNADGSFESSAKEGAAGMSLLQYGFVIRDEKGRIRAVLGNRDKLK